The Aliiroseovarius pelagivivens genome contains a region encoding:
- the selD gene encoding selenide, water dikinase SelD: protein MLAQSVLTKDLVLIGGGHAHALVLRQWGMKPLAGARLTLINPAPTAPYSGMLPGHIAGHYTREALDIDLVKLARFAGARLVIGHATEIDPVAKTVTVEGGREIGYDVASVDIGIHAQMPDIPGFSEHACGAKPLDVYAAKWQDFLRAVAAGDAAPHVVVIGAGVAGVELALAMAHALRDHPNTKVHLIEAGDDITARAKAARAPLRAAMRDLGVALHARALVARITADHVVLADGAMLDSQFIVGTAGAFAHGWLQETALPLTPDGFIPVGQEFQVQGHDDLFAVGDCAEMLHDPRPKAGVFAVRAAPVLAHNLRAALTGGSMKPFKPQNDYLKLISMGGKRALAEKWGRAIALPGLWRWKDHIDQKFMQKFREYPAMSRGPETQEQALGGNDGDTAPLCGGCGSKVAPGSLTQALSKLDQPMPDEVLTGPGDDAAVMRVGGAVQVLTTDHLRAFTDDHGALARIAVNHAMGDIWAMGAQPKTAMLSVIMPRMSAAFQTRTMDEILAQVSAFLAEEQVALIGGHSSMGAEMTIGVSMTGLLPEGTQALTTAGAQPGDHLIMTRPIGSGTLLAGEMQGRADGRDVAQLMQSMAYSQGGEARLLQPHATAMTDVTGFGLAGHLMAICRASGVAAELDLRAVPTYPGAEVLAEAGVRSTIHDANKEAAPVNGADGSKGVLLHDPQTAGGFLAAVPERDVQAALDAFAAEGRQVFVIGQLQAGSPSILCR, encoded by the coding sequence ATGCTTGCTCAGTCGGTTCTGACAAAAGACCTTGTGTTGATCGGGGGTGGTCATGCCCATGCGTTGGTGCTGCGCCAATGGGGGATGAAGCCCTTGGCCGGTGCGCGACTGACACTGATCAATCCGGCCCCGACGGCGCCGTATTCAGGGATGCTTCCGGGACATATCGCAGGCCACTACACGCGCGAGGCGTTGGACATTGATCTGGTGAAACTGGCGCGATTTGCAGGCGCGCGGTTGGTGATCGGACATGCCACCGAGATTGATCCGGTGGCGAAGACGGTCACTGTCGAGGGCGGGCGTGAGATCGGGTATGATGTGGCCTCGGTCGATATCGGGATCCATGCGCAGATGCCCGACATTCCCGGGTTTTCCGAACATGCTTGCGGCGCGAAGCCCTTGGATGTCTATGCAGCCAAATGGCAGGACTTCCTGCGCGCTGTCGCTGCGGGTGATGCTGCGCCCCACGTGGTAGTGATTGGGGCTGGCGTGGCCGGGGTCGAGCTGGCCTTGGCGATGGCGCACGCGTTGCGGGATCACCCAAATACGAAGGTGCATCTGATCGAAGCAGGGGATGACATCACGGCGCGCGCCAAGGCGGCACGCGCTCCTTTGCGTGCAGCGATGCGCGATTTGGGGGTGGCGCTTCATGCGAGGGCCTTGGTCGCGCGGATCACAGCGGATCATGTGGTGCTGGCCGATGGCGCGATGCTCGACAGCCAGTTCATCGTGGGAACCGCCGGGGCCTTCGCCCATGGCTGGTTGCAAGAGACCGCACTGCCTTTGACGCCGGATGGGTTCATCCCGGTCGGGCAGGAGTTCCAAGTGCAGGGGCATGACGATTTGTTTGCTGTGGGCGATTGCGCCGAGATGCTGCATGACCCGCGCCCCAAAGCCGGAGTGTTCGCTGTGCGCGCGGCGCCTGTTTTGGCGCACAATTTGCGGGCCGCGTTGACAGGCGGGTCCATGAAGCCCTTCAAGCCGCAAAATGATTATCTGAAGCTGATCTCGATGGGCGGCAAGCGAGCCTTGGCCGAAAAATGGGGGCGTGCGATTGCGTTGCCCGGTCTTTGGCGCTGGAAGGATCACATCGACCAGAAGTTCATGCAGAAGTTCCGGGAATATCCGGCCATGTCGCGCGGGCCTGAAACGCAAGAACAGGCGCTGGGCGGGAATGACGGTGACACGGCGCCGCTGTGTGGCGGCTGCGGGTCAAAAGTTGCTCCGGGCAGCTTGACGCAGGCGCTGTCGAAACTGGACCAGCCCATGCCGGATGAGGTTCTGACAGGGCCGGGGGATGATGCGGCGGTCATGCGTGTGGGTGGAGCAGTTCAGGTTCTGACCACGGATCACCTGCGAGCTTTCACTGATGATCACGGCGCCCTTGCGCGGATCGCGGTGAACCATGCGATGGGGGACATCTGGGCGATGGGGGCGCAGCCCAAGACCGCAATGCTGTCAGTCATCATGCCCCGCATGAGTGCAGCGTTTCAGACCCGCACGATGGACGAGATTTTGGCGCAGGTGTCCGCGTTCCTTGCAGAAGAACAGGTGGCTCTGATCGGCGGGCATTCCAGCATGGGGGCCGAGATGACGATCGGTGTGTCCATGACGGGTCTGTTGCCCGAGGGCACGCAGGCGTTGACCACTGCAGGGGCGCAGCCTGGGGATCACCTGATTATGACCCGCCCCATCGGGTCTGGTACGTTGCTGGCCGGCGAAATGCAGGGCCGTGCGGATGGGCGCGATGTAGCGCAGCTGATGCAAAGCATGGCGTACTCGCAAGGGGGCGAGGCGCGTCTGTTGCAGCCCCACGCAACGGCGATGACCGATGTGACGGGGTTTGGCCTGGCAGGACATCTGATGGCCATTTGTCGCGCATCAGGCGTGGCAGCCGAACTGGATTTGCGCGCGGTGCCAACCTATCCGGGGGCCGAGGTCTTGGCGGAAGCTGGCGTGCGGTCGACCATCCACGATGCCAATAAAGAGGCTGCTCCGGTCAATGGCGCGGACGGTTCCAAAGGCGTGCTGCTGCATGATCCTCAGACCGCAGGTGGTTTTCTGGCCGCCGTGCCCGAGCGGGATGTGCAAGCCGCGCTGGACGCCTTCGCCGCCGAAGGCAGACAGGTATTTGTCATTGGGCAACTGCAGGCTGGCAGCCCCAGCATTCTCTGCCGTTAG
- a CDS encoding ABC transporter permease, whose translation MTPLHAKLMRDLWRIKAQAAAIMVVIAIGVALQIMMSGFVSSLTLTRDAYYERHQLADVFAPVVRAPNYVESRLADIPGVRTVETRLTSMASAKVATREFSISMQVLSLPLHGRRHLNEVRLTQGRLPYAQRPDEILLLESFATAHNIVPGTRFEVTLNGVRRWYNVVGTAQSPEFIYFAAPGEFIPDDARFGVVWMGRPALAAALDLEGAFNEALVSLLRGVNKAAVLDQIDQVLDPFGAPGSYGLEDFPSDRFLSEEISGLEVTSSTVPPVFMLVAAFLLYIVTSRMITAEREEIGLVRAFGYSKREVASHYLELALFIAVTGAALGCLLGVLLGRAMVPVYTTYYKLPFLLFRLEFASFASGMLLSIAVATLGGVWALRGIFRLTPAEAMRPPTPPDFSHSISFKKGLFARLDQPTRMVLRRLMRQPWRMLGAVIGIASGMALSLAMLIIYDGFDVAIDRTFNVVDRSDATVSFVQNVPMRTIYDLQGMEGITQAEPVRFVPVVFRNGLRTYKGSITGLAPAPVLHRALDKDLRPISLPERGIVLSTPLADVLDVGVGDSLLLEIREGRQLKVTTQVAGIAESLLGAPAYMDLDALGRQIGEPDRFSAAYISMRDGWQSKVYADLKDMPAVAGISLRSESEEAFKKVMDEGAGSARFIMGVMAFAITFGIVYNVARVAQDESARDLASLRVLGFKHSEAAFVLLGELAVVVLLALPLGLWMGTGLSHLIAQGFSTDLYQVPVVFAPKAYGNSISVVVLAAGISGWLVQRKIRSSDITLALKTRE comes from the coding sequence GTGACACCGCTTCATGCCAAGCTCATGCGCGATCTGTGGCGGATCAAAGCGCAGGCTGCCGCGATTATGGTGGTGATCGCGATTGGCGTCGCGCTGCAAATCATGATGTCCGGGTTCGTGTCTTCGCTGACCCTGACCCGAGACGCCTATTATGAACGCCACCAACTTGCCGATGTATTCGCACCGGTCGTGCGCGCGCCCAACTACGTTGAAAGCCGACTGGCTGACATCCCCGGCGTTCGCACGGTCGAGACGCGGCTTACAAGCATGGCGTCAGCAAAGGTCGCGACCCGCGAGTTCTCGATTTCCATGCAGGTGCTCTCTTTGCCATTGCATGGGCGGCGGCATTTGAATGAAGTGCGTTTGACACAGGGGCGGCTGCCCTATGCACAGAGGCCCGATGAAATTCTGTTGCTGGAAAGCTTCGCGACGGCTCATAACATCGTGCCGGGAACACGCTTCGAGGTCACGCTGAACGGGGTGCGTCGCTGGTATAACGTGGTGGGCACGGCGCAATCGCCCGAGTTCATCTATTTCGCGGCCCCCGGGGAATTCATTCCAGACGACGCTCGGTTTGGTGTGGTCTGGATGGGCCGACCCGCCCTTGCAGCTGCTTTAGACCTTGAAGGTGCGTTCAACGAGGCGCTGGTGTCTCTTTTGCGGGGGGTTAACAAAGCCGCAGTGCTTGATCAGATTGATCAGGTGCTGGATCCCTTTGGAGCGCCCGGATCCTATGGGCTTGAGGATTTTCCGTCAGATCGATTCCTAAGCGAAGAGATCTCGGGGCTGGAGGTCACGTCCAGCACCGTGCCGCCTGTCTTCATGCTGGTCGCTGCCTTCCTTCTGTACATCGTCACCAGCCGAATGATCACCGCAGAACGTGAAGAAATCGGTCTGGTCAGGGCTTTCGGGTACTCGAAACGAGAAGTCGCCAGCCACTATTTAGAGCTCGCGCTGTTCATCGCGGTGACCGGCGCGGCGCTGGGCTGTCTTCTTGGCGTGCTGCTGGGGCGCGCAATGGTTCCGGTTTACACGACCTACTACAAACTGCCCTTCCTGCTGTTCCGGCTTGAGTTTGCGTCCTTCGCGTCTGGCATGCTGCTTAGCATCGCTGTCGCCACATTGGGTGGGGTTTGGGCCCTGCGCGGGATTTTCCGGCTGACACCGGCCGAGGCCATGCGCCCGCCGACACCCCCCGATTTCTCGCATTCTATTTCATTCAAGAAAGGGTTGTTTGCGCGGCTGGATCAACCCACCCGCATGGTCTTGCGTCGGCTGATGCGCCAGCCTTGGCGGATGCTGGGTGCGGTCATCGGGATCGCCTCGGGGATGGCGCTCAGCTTGGCGATGCTGATCATATATGACGGGTTTGACGTCGCCATCGACCGCACTTTCAACGTCGTGGATCGCTCTGACGCGACGGTCAGTTTCGTTCAGAATGTGCCCATGCGGACGATCTACGATTTACAGGGGATGGAGGGGATCACGCAGGCCGAGCCTGTCCGCTTTGTTCCTGTGGTGTTTCGAAATGGCCTGCGGACCTACAAGGGCAGTATCACGGGGCTGGCGCCAGCCCCTGTATTGCACCGTGCGCTGGACAAGGACCTACGGCCGATTTCCCTGCCCGAGCGTGGCATAGTCTTGTCCACGCCGCTGGCTGACGTGTTGGACGTCGGTGTCGGGGATAGCCTGTTGCTGGAGATCCGAGAAGGGCGGCAGCTAAAGGTAACAACGCAGGTGGCCGGGATCGCCGAAAGCCTGCTGGGCGCACCCGCTTACATGGATCTGGACGCACTGGGCCGGCAGATCGGTGAACCCGATCGGTTTTCGGCGGCGTATATCTCGATGCGGGATGGGTGGCAGTCGAAGGTCTATGCCGATCTCAAGGATATGCCCGCCGTCGCAGGTATCAGCCTGCGAAGCGAATCCGAAGAAGCCTTTAAAAAGGTCATGGACGAGGGGGCAGGGTCTGCGCGCTTCATTATGGGGGTAATGGCCTTCGCCATTACCTTCGGGATTGTCTACAACGTGGCTCGGGTGGCGCAGGACGAAAGCGCGCGCGATCTGGCCAGCTTGCGGGTCTTGGGCTTCAAACACTCCGAGGCAGCGTTTGTGCTGCTCGGAGAGCTGGCGGTCGTGGTGCTCTTGGCCCTGCCGCTTGGCCTTTGGATGGGAACAGGACTTTCACATCTGATTGCGCAAGGTTTCTCAACCGATCTTTACCAGGTTCCGGTTGTTTTCGCGCCGAAAGCTTACGGCAACTCCATCTCGGTTGTTGTCTTAGCCGCTGGAATTTCAGGGTGGCTTGTACAGCGCAAAATTCGGTCTTCAGATATCACTCTAGCCCTTAAAACAAGGGAGTAA
- a CDS encoding efflux RND transporter periplasmic adaptor subunit: MQKKAKLSRNVLIFAVVAFVGAAIIALLMPKPIPVDFGTVQRGPMEVTIVEEGRTSVRETYIVSTPVAGRLLRVRVHPGDEVASGETVVARMLPINPAILDSRTREQAAAAVEAASAAVQLAKANLDAALANEELANSEVERSRALYNSGIASKATLDRAESAWRASRASRATAEASILMREAELVNAKAILVGQEDLGSTGSVSGSSVQEIPLLSPIDGRILQVFQESETVLPAGAPIMEIGDVASDLEVTVNVISSDAVRVSVGDKVILRDWGQDNELSGVVMRVDPYGVTKASALGIEEQRVRVEIEIQSPPEDRAALGHGYRLEAAIVVWQSEDVLSVPTSALFRTNGDWSVFKLNQGVAELTSVDIANSNGVFTEVQQGLDEGDVVILYPSAIIENGSRVESRQ; this comes from the coding sequence ATGCAAAAAAAAGCGAAACTCTCCAGAAACGTACTGATCTTTGCGGTCGTTGCTTTTGTCGGCGCCGCGATCATCGCGCTTCTCATGCCAAAGCCAATTCCAGTGGATTTTGGCACTGTGCAGCGGGGGCCGATGGAGGTCACGATTGTCGAGGAGGGGCGCACGAGCGTTCGTGAGACGTATATTGTCTCGACACCCGTTGCGGGCAGGTTGCTGCGTGTACGGGTTCATCCCGGGGATGAGGTCGCAAGCGGAGAAACGGTGGTTGCGCGGATGCTTCCCATCAACCCTGCGATTCTGGACAGTCGCACCCGCGAGCAAGCCGCAGCCGCGGTCGAAGCGGCTTCTGCGGCGGTACAACTGGCCAAAGCAAATCTGGACGCCGCCCTTGCCAATGAAGAATTGGCAAATTCCGAAGTCGAGCGATCCCGCGCGCTTTATAACAGTGGAATTGCAAGCAAAGCCACGTTGGACCGTGCTGAAAGCGCATGGCGCGCGAGCCGGGCAAGCCGCGCCACAGCGGAAGCGTCCATTTTGATGCGAGAAGCCGAACTGGTAAATGCGAAGGCCATCCTTGTGGGGCAAGAAGACCTTGGTTCGACAGGTTCGGTTTCAGGCAGCAGCGTGCAGGAAATCCCGCTTTTGTCGCCGATTGACGGGCGTATTCTGCAGGTGTTTCAGGAAAGCGAGACCGTGCTGCCCGCTGGTGCGCCCATCATGGAAATAGGCGACGTCGCATCGGATTTGGAGGTAACCGTCAACGTAATCTCATCGGATGCGGTCAGGGTCTCTGTGGGTGACAAGGTTATCCTTCGTGATTGGGGGCAGGACAATGAACTTAGCGGCGTTGTCATGCGCGTAGATCCCTATGGTGTCACCAAAGCCTCCGCATTGGGTATCGAAGAACAACGTGTACGGGTGGAAATCGAAATTCAAAGCCCACCCGAAGACCGCGCAGCGCTTGGTCATGGCTATCGATTGGAAGCCGCCATCGTTGTGTGGCAGTCCGAGGATGTTCTCTCAGTTCCAACCAGTGCGCTGTTCCGCACCAATGGGGATTGGTCCGTTTTCAAGCTCAATCAGGGTGTGGCTGAATTGACCAGCGTGGACATCGCAAACAGCAACGGTGTCTTTACGGAAGTGCAGCAGGGGTTGGACGAAGGCGACGTCGTAATCTTGTACCCATCTGCAATTATTGAAAATGGAAGCAGGGTCGAGAGTAGGCAATAA
- the mnmH gene encoding tRNA 2-selenouridine(34) synthase MnmH → MALKLDTLAELSALDADDIIDVRAPSEFAEDHIPGAINLPALSDAERARVGTIYVQDSPFKARKIGAALVARNVATHLETELAEQPGGWKPVVYCWRGGQRSGSVVSILSQIGWRAQQLEGGYKSYRRLVKALLYDAPLPHKLILIDGGTGTAKTRLLEALNEAGAQVLDLEHLASHRGSLFGLVGPAQPSQKWFESQVAMALSRFDPSRPVFVEAESNKIGRLIVPPSLWQKMIRAPRFELSAPLPARAKHLARDYDDLIEDPVRLEGILEQLVSYHGRSQVDLWHGLARNGDMCALAEGLIETHYDPRYRRITRKEAPDPTRIALPDLSDSTLAETAATLIAQTDD, encoded by the coding sequence ATGGCCCTGAAGCTTGACACTTTGGCTGAACTTTCAGCGCTGGATGCAGATGACATCATCGACGTGCGTGCGCCATCCGAGTTCGCCGAGGATCACATTCCCGGCGCAATCAACCTGCCCGCGCTCAGCGACGCCGAACGCGCCCGCGTAGGCACGATTTACGTACAAGACAGCCCTTTTAAAGCGCGCAAGATCGGGGCGGCCTTGGTCGCACGCAATGTGGCAACCCATCTTGAAACCGAACTGGCCGAGCAGCCGGGGGGCTGGAAGCCTGTGGTCTATTGCTGGCGTGGTGGACAACGTTCCGGTTCGGTTGTTTCGATCCTGTCGCAGATCGGCTGGCGCGCCCAGCAGCTAGAAGGCGGGTACAAATCTTATCGTCGTCTGGTGAAGGCGCTGCTCTATGATGCGCCACTTCCGCACAAGTTGATCCTGATCGACGGAGGCACCGGCACCGCCAAGACTCGCTTGCTTGAGGCGCTGAACGAAGCTGGCGCTCAGGTTCTGGATCTCGAGCATCTCGCCAGCCACCGCGGCTCACTGTTCGGGCTAGTTGGCCCAGCGCAGCCCAGCCAAAAATGGTTTGAAAGCCAAGTCGCCATGGCACTCAGCCGTTTTGACCCGTCGCGTCCTGTGTTTGTCGAGGCCGAGAGCAACAAAATCGGTCGTTTGATCGTGCCCCCCAGCCTATGGCAAAAGATGATCCGCGCACCCCGGTTTGAACTGTCAGCCCCCCTGCCCGCCCGCGCCAAACATCTGGCCCGTGATTATGACGACCTGATTGAAGACCCCGTCCGGTTAGAGGGCATCCTGGAACAGCTTGTGTCGTATCATGGACGCAGTCAGGTTGACCTGTGGCACGGGTTGGCCCGCAATGGCGATATGTGCGCCCTTGCAGAGGGATTGATCGAAACACACTATGACCCTCGCTATCGGCGCATCACCCGCAAGGAAGCACCCGACCCAACGCGGATTGCACTGCCTGATTTGTCAGACTCCACCTTGGCCGAGACCGCTGCAACCCTGATCGCGCAAACTGACGACTGA
- a CDS encoding NAD(P)/FAD-dependent oxidoreductase: protein MTQTQTNSSTASYRDTYYTRTMVPSLDAAPLTDRIETEVCIIGGGIAGISCAYELTKAGRAVVLLEADQIAWGASGRNGGVVGPGFAADGAAIEKKLGMKTAKQIFDLSQEGVDIFRSYTETLALPGVDMRPGSLSVTRYRDAQAMQDYIRHKADAYGYQLDYISTEKLREMVRTDRYFDGVYDPQGFHAHSLNYCLGLARETQRLGGRFFENTRAVSMSRHGAGHLITTPAGSIQCQNIILCQGGMVDGFHKRLQRNLLPIGTFVTATEPLGDLADEIISTTAAIVDTRMACDYFRITPDRRLLWGGGMTGMALEPANLEQQMRRALTSVFPQLADVKIDATWSGLLGYARHRMPYVCELHDGVWAATGLGGHGINVGPIIGRLIAEALVENGQRHKVLDSYGLTWNGSMFGPLAADTVYYWEALKERYFEWRYR, encoded by the coding sequence ATGACGCAGACCCAGACGAACAGTTCAACCGCCTCATACCGCGACACCTACTATACGCGCACCATGGTGCCATCGCTGGACGCAGCGCCCCTGACAGATCGGATCGAGACAGAGGTCTGCATCATCGGAGGCGGCATCGCCGGTATCAGCTGCGCCTATGAATTGACCAAGGCCGGAAGAGCTGTGGTGTTGTTGGAGGCAGATCAGATCGCATGGGGTGCAAGCGGTCGCAACGGTGGTGTGGTCGGGCCGGGTTTTGCCGCAGACGGCGCAGCCATTGAAAAGAAACTTGGCATGAAGACCGCCAAGCAGATCTTTGATCTGTCCCAAGAAGGGGTCGATATCTTCCGGTCTTACACCGAAACTCTGGCCCTACCCGGCGTCGATATGCGCCCCGGAAGTTTGTCGGTGACGCGGTATCGCGACGCGCAGGCGATGCAGGATTACATCAGGCACAAGGCCGACGCCTATGGCTATCAACTGGACTATATTTCGACCGAAAAGCTGCGCGAGATGGTGCGCACCGATCGGTATTTTGATGGCGTTTATGACCCGCAGGGCTTTCACGCCCATTCGCTGAACTATTGCCTTGGACTTGCCCGGGAAACACAACGCCTAGGCGGGCGCTTCTTTGAGAACACGCGTGCGGTCTCGATGTCGCGTCACGGGGCGGGTCATCTGATCACCACGCCAGCCGGCTCCATCCAGTGCCAGAACATCATTCTATGCCAAGGCGGGATGGTGGACGGGTTTCACAAGAGATTGCAACGCAACCTGCTGCCCATCGGCACTTTTGTGACTGCTACCGAACCTCTTGGCGATTTGGCGGACGAGATCATCAGTACGACAGCTGCCATTGTCGACACGCGGATGGCTTGCGACTATTTCCGTATCACGCCGGACAGGCGATTGCTGTGGGGTGGCGGCATGACGGGCATGGCCTTGGAGCCCGCAAATCTGGAACAGCAGATGCGCCGCGCCTTAACGTCCGTTTTCCCACAGCTTGCAGATGTCAAAATCGATGCGACATGGAGCGGTCTTCTTGGCTATGCGCGCCACCGCATGCCCTATGTGTGCGAACTGCATGACGGCGTCTGGGCCGCCACTGGCCTTGGTGGTCACGGCATCAACGTGGGACCTATCATCGGGCGCCTGATCGCCGAAGCGCTTGTCGAAAATGGCCAACGCCACAAGGTGCTGGACTCTTACGGCCTGACTTGGAATGGCTCCATGTTCGGGCCGCTGGCGGCAGACACGGTGTATTACTGGGAAGCGCTGAAAGAGCGGTACTTTGAATGGCGCTATCGTTAA
- a CDS encoding 1-phosphofructokinase family hexose kinase, giving the protein MTLKPAVDYATSTEHVTAGLKLYCRAPQVDPGGGGVNVARAVIKLGGNAKAFVVVGGAMGDRLLDLLSDENMPVLKYRVAGETGYSLAVTDEKTEQQFRFTLPGDPLNAGEGRMLLDQISRVVPANGLVVLSGGLAAGLADDFPQEVQEVVQQRNARLIVDTSKAPLQRLIDAPRAPMDFLRLDRSEIETAFAKPLRSIADNLYFTQELVRRGVAKTVVTGHGDKGSIMVSGDKKFFCHAPKVEVRSKIGAGDALVGAYTLSLSRGAPPEEALKWGVAAAAATVGTDGTALCNLAETEALFPQCQLESL; this is encoded by the coding sequence ATCACCCTCAAACCTGCGGTGGATTACGCCACCTCGACAGAGCATGTAACAGCGGGACTGAAACTGTACTGCCGGGCACCGCAAGTTGACCCAGGCGGTGGGGGCGTGAACGTGGCCCGGGCCGTCATCAAGCTGGGCGGAAACGCTAAGGCCTTTGTGGTCGTCGGCGGCGCCATGGGGGACCGCCTGCTGGACTTGCTTTCCGATGAAAACATGCCGGTTCTGAAATATCGGGTCGCTGGGGAAACGGGATACAGCCTGGCAGTCACCGACGAGAAAACCGAACAGCAATTTCGTTTTACGCTTCCGGGTGACCCGCTGAATGCAGGTGAAGGCCGGATGCTGCTCGACCAGATCTCTCGGGTGGTACCCGCGAACGGTCTTGTCGTACTCAGTGGTGGACTGGCCGCAGGTCTTGCCGATGACTTCCCGCAAGAGGTGCAAGAAGTGGTCCAGCAACGCAACGCGCGTTTGATTGTCGACACGTCCAAAGCGCCGCTCCAACGCCTGATCGATGCGCCGCGCGCGCCTATGGACTTTCTGCGGCTCGACCGGAGCGAAATTGAAACAGCATTCGCCAAGCCGCTACGCTCGATTGCTGACAATCTTTATTTCACCCAAGAACTTGTACGTCGTGGTGTGGCAAAAACTGTGGTGACGGGCCACGGCGACAAAGGGTCAATCATGGTGAGTGGTGACAAGAAATTCTTCTGTCACGCGCCAAAGGTTGAAGTCCGCAGCAAGATCGGCGCCGGAGATGCGTTGGTTGGCGCTTACACGTTATCGCTTTCACGCGGTGCCCCGCCCGAGGAGGCATTGAAATGGGGAGTGGCCGCCGCCGCTGCGACCGTTGGCACCGACGGAACTGCATTGTGTAACCTTGCCGAAACAGAAGCTTTGTTCCCCCAATGCCAGCTGGAAAGCCTCTAG
- a CDS encoding imelysin family protein, whose translation MFRNALLATSIASLATSAAFAVTPEEVVTNYANIALAGYEDSLSTAKALKASVDALVAAPSDATLEAARKDWLAARVPYQQTEAFRFGNPTVDDWEGKVNAWPLDEGLIDYIAADYGGNDENPFSTANVIANAKLNVGGAMIDATTITPDLLESLHEVEGIEANVATGYHAIEFLLWGQDLSGTDHGAGMRPASDFSASNCTGGNCDRRAQYLVAATDLLISDLEEAVANWSESGQGRTDVTTDAGQGVTMALTGIGSLSYGEQAGERMKLGLLLNDPEEEHDCFSDNTHNSHYFDGLGIRNVYTGRYVRIDGSVVEGASLYDLVKAADGALADNLLGDMNETMIALGDIRTAAEAGTSYDQMLGAGHPGGALVQNAIDRLVDQTRNIERAVAVVGAGDVAVEGSDSLDNPTAVFQ comes from the coding sequence ATGTTCCGTAATGCTCTTTTGGCGACCAGTATCGCCAGTCTTGCCACGTCAGCGGCATTTGCTGTCACACCCGAAGAGGTCGTAACCAACTATGCCAATATTGCACTGGCCGGTTATGAAGACAGCCTGTCTACGGCCAAAGCGTTGAAGGCCTCGGTTGATGCTCTGGTTGCTGCACCTTCTGATGCGACCCTTGAAGCCGCCAGAAAAGATTGGCTGGCCGCCCGTGTACCATATCAGCAAACCGAAGCCTTCCGCTTTGGCAACCCAACCGTTGATGATTGGGAAGGCAAAGTGAACGCGTGGCCGCTGGACGAGGGGCTGATTGACTATATCGCCGCCGATTATGGCGGGAATGACGAAAACCCGTTCTCGACCGCGAATGTCATTGCAAATGCCAAGCTGAATGTTGGTGGCGCGATGATCGATGCAACGACCATCACGCCGGACCTGCTGGAAAGCCTGCACGAAGTTGAAGGCATCGAGGCGAACGTGGCCACTGGCTATCACGCCATCGAGTTCCTGCTTTGGGGGCAAGACCTGTCGGGCACAGATCACGGTGCGGGCATGCGTCCGGCGTCAGACTTTAGCGCTTCCAACTGCACCGGCGGCAACTGTGATCGCCGTGCGCAGTACCTTGTGGCGGCCACAGATCTGCTGATCTCGGATTTGGAAGAAGCGGTGGCAAACTGGTCAGAAAGCGGGCAAGGCCGTACCGATGTGACAACGGATGCCGGTCAGGGTGTCACAATGGCGCTGACTGGAATTGGATCGCTGTCCTATGGAGAACAAGCTGGCGAGCGTATGAAGCTCGGCCTTCTGTTGAATGATCCGGAAGAAGAGCATGACTGCTTTTCGGACAACACCCACAATTCGCATTACTTCGACGGTCTGGGCATTCGCAACGTCTATACAGGCCGCTATGTCCGCATCGATGGGTCCGTTGTTGAAGGCGCGTCACTGTATGATCTGGTGAAAGCCGCAGACGGCGCGCTGGCGGACAACCTGCTGGGTGACATGAACGAAACCATGATCGCGCTAGGTGACATCCGCACGGCGGCCGAAGCGGGAACGTCGTATGACCAGATGCTGGGTGCGGGGCATCCGGGCGGTGCGCTGGTTCAGAATGCGATTGATCGTCTGGTGGATCAAACCCGCAATATCGAACGTGCCGTTGCCGTGGTTGGCGCGGGCGACGTCGCGGTCGAGGGCTCGGACAGCTTGGACAACCCGACCGCCGTGTTCCAGTAA